A part of Curtobacterium sp. MCLR17_036 genomic DNA contains:
- a CDS encoding PT domain-containing protein: MIRSRIAAAAVGATVLGVSAVLVPTASTAQTAVTSASPIVTWADTASAFKAVPADSDTIPLNDQLYFLPLSSADNESITEVATLDEDGLSVSDGEGVALIRGLTKPVAAKDLGALAGSIQLTTTGATSFGLAVQAKDDASDQSLYYSVDGEWYDSDTGETDTTAEFAADLERNDSQVVGYIAFVGVDVADGLVTTPPAEEPTPAPTDEPTAEPTAEPTAEPTAEPTAEPTAEPTAEPTAEPTPTETPSAEPTAPAVPGDLKSLAAPLESSSQALAADASGSISALRVDDTTTYFTPQPTAAVRAVAASTSLTEATTTGVRVQGSGFAPYETVTAAIGDEADATVIPGVQFTADADGNVSGSIVLPADLVDAAGTYALGLVGLSSAQSATTAIVITADAGTAPVAVPVPGTAAFTG; the protein is encoded by the coding sequence GTGATTCGTTCCCGCATCGCCGCGGCCGCCGTCGGCGCCACCGTGCTCGGCGTCAGCGCCGTCCTCGTGCCCACCGCCTCCACCGCTCAGACCGCCGTGACCTCGGCCTCGCCGATCGTGACGTGGGCCGACACGGCCTCCGCGTTCAAGGCCGTCCCGGCCGACTCGGACACGATCCCCCTCAACGACCAGCTCTACTTCCTGCCGCTGAGCAGCGCGGACAACGAGTCGATCACCGAGGTCGCCACGCTCGACGAGGACGGCCTGTCCGTCTCCGACGGTGAGGGCGTCGCCCTGATCCGCGGCCTGACCAAGCCGGTCGCCGCGAAGGACCTCGGTGCGCTCGCCGGCAGCATCCAGCTCACGACCACGGGTGCGACGAGCTTCGGCCTCGCCGTGCAGGCGAAGGACGACGCGTCCGACCAGTCGCTCTACTACTCGGTGGACGGCGAGTGGTACGACAGCGACACCGGCGAGACGGACACGACGGCGGAGTTCGCCGCGGACCTCGAGCGCAACGACTCCCAGGTCGTCGGCTACATCGCCTTCGTCGGCGTGGACGTCGCCGACGGTCTCGTGACCACGCCGCCCGCCGAGGAGCCGACGCCGGCCCCGACGGACGAGCCCACCGCGGAGCCCACCGCCGAGCCGACCGCTGAGCCGACGGCGGAGCCCACCGCCGAGCCGACCGCTGAGCCGACGGCGGAGCCCACCGCCGAGCCGACCCCGACGGAGACCCCGTCCGCCGAGCCGACGGCCCCCGCCGTGCCGGGCGACCTGAAGAGCCTGGCCGCGCCGCTCGAGTCGAGCTCCCAGGCGCTCGCCGCCGACGCCAGCGGTTCGATCAGCGCCCTGCGCGTCGACGACACCACGACGTACTTCACGCCGCAGCCGACCGCAGCCGTGCGTGCCGTCGCAGCCTCCACCAGCCTGACCGAGGCCACCACCACCGGTGTCCGCGTGCAGGGCTCGGGTTTCGCGCCCTACGAGACGGTCACCGCAGCCATCGGTGACGAAGCGGACGCCACCGTGATCCCGGGCGTGCAGTTCACCGCGGACGCGGACGGCAACGTCAGCGGCTCGATCGTCCTGCCCGCCGACCTCGTCGACGCGGCCGGCACCTACGCGCTGGGCCTCGTCGGTCTGTCGTCGGCGCAGTCGGCCACGACCGCGATCGTCATCACCGCCGATGCGGGTACCGCACCGGTCGCCGTCCCGGTGCCCGGAACGGCTGCCTTCACGGGCTGA
- a CDS encoding DUF4166 domain-containing protein, which translates to MHRSPYQLSTPPDVLARLHPRLRTYFGAIPPGHVGRGEGVFTVVGTPRRWLWPVLAVFARDAVMFPVWERDVPFTVENRPARVGRGTGTGQEARPAVRAHRTFRFRSGSRTMVDAITAEPAGLVDHLGRRGRVSARLRAQVDAHGPDAGALRLVSTHVSFRALGREVRLPAVVSPRVTLVERFDDEADVQRVSLALSAPVLGTLYRYEGAFRYAVVPDAGPGRGR; encoded by the coding sequence GTGCACCGGTCGCCCTACCAGCTGTCCACACCGCCCGACGTCCTGGCGCGGCTGCACCCACGGCTCCGGACGTACTTCGGGGCGATCCCGCCGGGCCACGTGGGTCGCGGCGAGGGCGTCTTCACCGTCGTCGGCACACCCCGCCGCTGGCTGTGGCCGGTGCTCGCCGTGTTCGCCCGTGACGCCGTCATGTTCCCGGTCTGGGAACGGGACGTCCCCTTCACGGTCGAGAACCGCCCGGCCCGCGTCGGACGCGGCACCGGCACCGGTCAGGAGGCCCGCCCCGCGGTCCGCGCGCACCGCACCTTCCGGTTCCGCTCCGGCAGCCGCACGATGGTCGACGCCATCACCGCCGAGCCCGCCGGCCTCGTCGACCACCTCGGTCGCCGCGGGCGCGTCAGCGCCCGGCTCCGGGCGCAGGTCGACGCGCACGGCCCGGACGCGGGCGCCCTGCGCCTGGTCTCCACGCACGTGTCGTTCCGTGCGCTGGGACGCGAGGTGCGCCTCCCGGCCGTCGTCTCGCCGCGCGTGACGCTCGTGGAACGATTCGATGACGAAGCGGACGTGCAGCGCGTGTCCCTGGCGCTCTCGGCCCCGGTGCTCGGCACGCTGTACCGGTACGAGGGGGCGTTCCGGTACGCCGTCGTGCCCGATGCCGGTCCGGGAAGGGGACGTTGA
- a CDS encoding low molecular weight protein-tyrosine-phosphatase, protein MTQDADAPFRVSFVCSGNICRSPMAGVVFAQLAADAGLADRFQVESAGTGDWHVGEPADERTIAALAARGYDGSRHRARQFDPDRFPDLDLVVALDRSHERVLRSWGPTMDDAAKVTLLLRYDDAWPQQTDVPDPYYADRHEFDRVLSTVERACRALFHQLEPAVRQGAP, encoded by the coding sequence ATGACCCAGGACGCCGACGCCCCGTTCCGCGTCTCCTTCGTCTGCAGCGGCAACATCTGCCGCTCCCCCATGGCCGGCGTCGTCTTCGCACAGCTCGCCGCCGACGCCGGTCTCGCCGACCGGTTCCAGGTCGAGTCGGCCGGCACCGGGGACTGGCACGTCGGCGAACCCGCCGACGAGCGCACGATCGCAGCGCTCGCGGCGCGCGGATACGATGGCAGCAGGCATCGCGCCCGTCAGTTCGACCCGGACCGGTTCCCGGACCTCGACCTGGTGGTCGCACTCGACCGCTCCCACGAACGCGTCCTGCGATCGTGGGGACCGACCATGGACGACGCCGCCAAGGTGACGCTCCTGCTGCGGTACGACGACGCCTGGCCCCAGCAGACCGACGTGCCCGATCCGTACTACGCGGACCGCCACGAGTTCGACCGAGTGCTCTCGACCGTCGAACGGGCCTGCCGGGCGCTCTTCCACCAGCTCGAGCCGGCCGTCCGTCAGGGAGCCCCATGA
- a CDS encoding EamA family transporter produces MSTRDRILALVVAVVWGLNFPATALALEHFPPFLLAALRFTILAVPTLLFVPRPRMPFGRLLLVGLGLGVLQFSFLYLSMASGMPSGLASLVLQASAPFTVVLAGVFLRERLTGRQVTGVTVAVAALAVIALHRSQTAALLPVVLALCGALGWAIGNVATRRAGAANPLHLTLWWSVVPPVPMAVLSFVVEGPDRIGAALGTALTLRALPADLGLLYIVVVATLVGYGIWSRLLATYPSSTVAPFSMLVPIVGVLASWAAFGEVPDLVEVLAGAVVVAAVLWSSRPGRSLRPGRFARPGRSGRGGPRAEVAEHAAAVSPRSQDVPPEPVASGSPRDLGGTPHLGGTPHLGGTPHLGGTPHLGGTPRSGGTPHPDVTVSPGAGGAPR; encoded by the coding sequence ATGAGCACTCGCGACCGCATCCTCGCCCTGGTCGTCGCCGTCGTCTGGGGGCTGAACTTCCCCGCGACGGCCCTTGCACTCGAGCACTTCCCGCCGTTCCTGCTCGCGGCCCTGCGGTTCACGATCCTGGCGGTCCCGACCCTGCTCTTCGTCCCGCGGCCGCGGATGCCGTTCGGGCGGCTGCTGCTCGTCGGCCTCGGGCTCGGCGTGCTGCAGTTCTCGTTCCTGTACCTCAGCATGGCGTCCGGCATGCCCTCCGGCCTCGCGTCGCTCGTGCTGCAGGCGTCCGCGCCGTTCACCGTCGTGCTCGCCGGGGTGTTCCTGCGTGAGCGGCTGACCGGGCGGCAGGTCACCGGCGTGACGGTCGCGGTGGCCGCCCTGGCCGTGATCGCCCTGCACCGCTCGCAGACCGCGGCACTGCTGCCGGTCGTGCTCGCCCTGTGCGGCGCCCTCGGGTGGGCGATCGGCAACGTCGCGACCCGTCGGGCCGGAGCGGCGAACCCGCTGCACCTGACCCTCTGGTGGTCGGTCGTGCCCCCGGTCCCGATGGCCGTGCTGTCGTTCGTGGTCGAGGGGCCGGACCGCATCGGCGCCGCGCTCGGGACCGCCCTGACCCTGCGGGCGCTGCCCGCCGACCTCGGGCTGCTCTACATCGTCGTCGTCGCGACCCTGGTCGGGTACGGCATCTGGTCGCGGCTGCTCGCGACCTACCCGTCGAGCACCGTCGCCCCGTTCTCGATGCTCGTGCCGATCGTCGGGGTCCTGGCGTCGTGGGCGGCGTTCGGCGAGGTGCCCGACCTGGTCGAGGTCCTGGCGGGGGCCGTCGTGGTGGCTGCCGTGCTGTGGTCGTCGCGCCCGGGCCGGTCCCTGCGCCCCGGGCGGTTCGCGCGACCGGGGCGGTCGGGCCGGGGTGGCCCGCGCGCCGAGGTCGCGGAACACGCCGCAGCCGTGTCGCCGAGGTCGCAGGACGTGCCGCCCGAGCCCGTCGCGAGCGGCAGTCCGCGCGACCTGGGCGGGACACCGCACCTCGGCGGGACACCGCACCTCGGCGGGACACCGCACCTCGGCGGGACACCGCACCTCGGCGGGACACCTCGCTCCGGCGGGACACCGCACCCCGACGTGACCGTCAGCCCCGGTGCTGGCGGCGCTCCGCGATGA
- a CDS encoding L,D-transpeptidase family protein, translating to MPILPTEPRRRATLVAAAVAVVCAGAVAFVALGPLSAAPAPTPTRSVAASTPTPTPTPSASRAPVDGVDAPASTTVAAVRGAEVQVSATAGGAVSQTLSNPQESGAPRVFRVVDQQDGWVQVQLAQRPNGSVGWVRSSAVSLSEDPYAIVVTRSTKTLDLYKDGEVVESYPVATGTGGTPTPTGSFALTELLAPTNSGYGPYAYGTTAFSDVINSFGGGPGQIGLHGTEDASSIGTAASHGCIRMHNDDITALAELLPLGTPFQVR from the coding sequence TTGCCGATCCTCCCGACCGAGCCACGGCGGCGCGCGACCCTGGTCGCCGCCGCCGTGGCCGTCGTCTGCGCGGGGGCGGTGGCGTTCGTCGCCCTCGGCCCCCTGTCAGCGGCTCCCGCCCCCACGCCCACCCGGTCGGTCGCCGCCTCGACGCCGACCCCCACCCCGACGCCGTCGGCGTCACGGGCACCGGTCGACGGTGTCGACGCCCCCGCGAGCACCACCGTCGCGGCCGTCCGCGGCGCCGAGGTGCAGGTCAGCGCGACCGCGGGCGGCGCGGTGTCCCAGACCCTGTCGAACCCGCAGGAGTCCGGCGCCCCGCGTGTCTTCCGCGTGGTCGACCAGCAGGACGGCTGGGTGCAGGTCCAGCTCGCCCAGCGCCCGAACGGCTCCGTCGGCTGGGTGCGTTCGAGTGCGGTGTCCCTGTCCGAGGACCCGTACGCGATCGTCGTCACCCGCTCGACCAAGACCCTCGACCTGTACAAGGACGGCGAGGTCGTCGAGAGCTACCCGGTCGCCACGGGCACCGGCGGGACCCCGACGCCGACCGGCTCCTTCGCCCTGACCGAGCTCCTGGCCCCGACGAACAGCGGCTACGGCCCCTACGCCTACGGCACGACGGCGTTCTCGGACGTCATCAACTCGTTCGGTGGCGGCCCCGGCCAGATCGGCCTGCACGGCACCGAGGACGCGTCGAGCATCGGCACCGCCGCCTCGCACGGCTGCATCCGCATGCACAACGACGACATCACCGCCCTGGCCGAGCTGCTGCCGCTCGGCACGCCGTTCCAGGTGCGCTGA
- a CDS encoding LysR family transcriptional regulator, whose product MVDFDVQLLAVLRELAERGSVTAVAEATHRTPSAVSQQLQTLQRQVGVPLVERVGRGVRLTTHGEVLAGLSAGVATAIARVDAAWQEHLGGATGRVDLAIFPSAAELLLPGVLTRMRAHPGIDLTLVDVDVSEGEFAPLAADHDVVVGHRSDGVRPTGQAALETVPLLREPLDVALPPGHPLAGRDRVGVDEVVGETWIGVPEGYPIDRVLHAMAAASDTPPSVAFRTIHLPVIENLVAAGHGIALVPRYTSGTRAAARFHLAELADVRAGRRIEALVRPDRAVRPVVRTVLEALVAEARHVTT is encoded by the coding sequence ATGGTCGACTTCGACGTGCAGCTGCTCGCCGTCCTGCGCGAGCTCGCGGAGCGCGGCAGCGTCACCGCCGTCGCCGAGGCCACCCACCGCACCCCGAGCGCGGTCTCGCAGCAGCTGCAGACGCTGCAGCGTCAGGTCGGTGTCCCGCTGGTCGAGCGCGTCGGTCGCGGCGTGCGGCTGACGACGCACGGCGAGGTGCTCGCCGGCCTGTCCGCCGGCGTCGCCACGGCGATCGCGCGGGTCGACGCCGCCTGGCAGGAGCACCTCGGCGGCGCGACCGGGCGGGTCGACCTGGCAATCTTCCCCTCGGCCGCCGAGCTGTTGCTGCCGGGGGTCCTCACACGCATGCGCGCACACCCCGGCATCGACCTGACGCTGGTCGACGTGGACGTCAGCGAGGGGGAGTTCGCCCCGCTCGCCGCCGACCACGACGTCGTCGTCGGGCACCGGTCCGACGGCGTCCGGCCGACCGGGCAGGCGGCCCTCGAGACGGTGCCCCTGCTCCGGGAGCCGCTCGACGTCGCGCTCCCGCCGGGGCACCCGCTGGCCGGACGCGACCGGGTCGGGGTCGACGAGGTCGTCGGCGAGACGTGGATCGGCGTCCCCGAGGGCTACCCGATCGACCGCGTCCTGCACGCGATGGCCGCCGCGTCCGACACCCCGCCGAGCGTCGCGTTCCGCACGATCCACCTGCCGGTCATCGAGAACCTGGTGGCAGCGGGACACGGCATCGCCCTCGTGCCGCGGTACACGTCCGGCACCCGCGCAGCGGCGCGCTTCCACCTGGCGGAACTCGCCGACGTGCGTGCCGGCCGGCGGATCGAGGCGCTGGTCCGGCCGGACCGCGCGGTGCGTCCGGTCGTGCGCACCGTCCTGGAGGCCCTGGTCGCCGAGGCACGGCACGTCACCACCTGA
- a CDS encoding histidinol-phosphate transaminase — protein sequence MSEQRVHIRPEVAVLPAYKQGRQAEASAFKLSSNENPFPPLPGVVQAVQAQTAYNRYPDATALAVRAALAERFGVTADQVHVAPGSVAILHELARATSGPGDEVVYAWRSFEAYPGVVTVAGATSVPVPNRPDGGHDLDAMAAAVTERTRMVIVCSPNNPTGPVVTAAEFASFMAAVPQSVLVVLDEAYAEFVTDASAVHGHPLLERYPNLVVLRTFSKAYGLAGLRVGYAIGPVYVLDAVRACAIPLSVTAQGQAAALASLEREDELLERVAEIATLRDRVVADLREQGWAVPDAQGNFVWLPTGPGTAVAAEAFERAGIIVRAFADEGVRISIGEHEAVGTLLETARSLVGDLQVAD from the coding sequence GTGAGCGAGCAGCGTGTGCACATCCGGCCCGAGGTCGCCGTCCTCCCCGCCTACAAGCAGGGCCGCCAGGCCGAGGCCTCCGCCTTCAAGCTGTCCAGCAACGAGAACCCGTTCCCGCCGCTGCCCGGTGTGGTGCAGGCCGTGCAGGCGCAGACCGCGTACAACCGCTACCCCGACGCCACGGCGCTCGCCGTCCGGGCCGCACTCGCCGAGCGCTTCGGCGTCACCGCGGACCAGGTCCACGTCGCACCCGGCAGCGTCGCGATCCTGCACGAGCTGGCGCGTGCGACCTCCGGCCCCGGCGACGAGGTCGTGTACGCCTGGCGGTCCTTCGAGGCCTACCCCGGCGTCGTCACCGTGGCGGGCGCCACGAGCGTGCCGGTGCCGAACCGTCCCGACGGCGGGCACGACCTCGACGCGATGGCCGCGGCGGTGACCGAGCGCACCCGCATGGTGATCGTGTGCTCGCCGAACAACCCGACCGGTCCGGTCGTCACCGCTGCCGAGTTCGCGTCGTTCATGGCCGCGGTGCCGCAGTCCGTCCTGGTCGTGCTCGACGAGGCCTACGCCGAGTTCGTGACCGACGCGTCCGCCGTGCACGGTCACCCGTTGCTCGAGCGGTACCCGAACCTCGTCGTGCTCCGCACCTTCTCGAAGGCGTACGGGCTGGCCGGCCTGCGGGTCGGCTACGCCATCGGTCCCGTGTACGTGCTCGATGCCGTCCGCGCGTGTGCGATCCCCCTCTCCGTGACGGCGCAGGGGCAGGCCGCCGCGCTGGCGAGCCTCGAGCGCGAGGACGAACTGCTCGAGCGGGTCGCCGAGATCGCCACGCTGCGGGACCGTGTCGTGGCCGACCTGCGCGAGCAGGGCTGGGCCGTGCCGGACGCGCAGGGCAACTTCGTGTGGCTGCCGACCGGGCCCGGCACCGCCGTCGCGGCCGAGGCGTTCGAGCGCGCCGGCATCATCGTCCGCGCCTTCGCCGACGAGGGCGTGCGCATCTCGATCGGCGAGCACGAGGCTGTGGGAACGCTCCTCGAAACGGCCCGCTCGCTTGTGGGGGACCTCCAGGTGGCCGACTGA
- a CDS encoding cation diffusion facilitator family transporter, translating to MGHDHGHAHGHASVRALLVAFCISATILLAEVVGAVLTGSLALLVDAGHMVVDTGGLGIGLVATRLARRSPTAQRTWGFQRAEVLGATAQAAILLAVGVYVVISAVQRLFVPDEVHAGPLLVFGVVGLVGNVVAYAVLLRASGEGFTSRAARLEVLNDTLGSVAVIVAAVVLLLTGWERADSVAAILIGLLILPRAVRLLRETANVLLESTPPGLDLDSVRRHILELDHVIAVHDLHATLVATGVPNLTAHVVVDDHCFSTAHAPAILDELQQCVAEHFDVPVEHSTFQLEPVSHRRHEHDVHA from the coding sequence ATGGGTCACGACCACGGACACGCGCACGGGCACGCGTCCGTGCGCGCGCTGCTCGTCGCGTTCTGCATCTCGGCGACGATCCTGCTGGCCGAGGTGGTCGGCGCCGTCCTCACCGGCTCGCTCGCACTGCTCGTCGACGCCGGACACATGGTGGTCGACACCGGCGGGCTCGGCATCGGCCTGGTGGCGACCCGCCTGGCTCGCCGCAGCCCGACCGCGCAGCGCACCTGGGGCTTCCAGCGCGCCGAGGTGCTCGGTGCCACGGCGCAGGCGGCGATCCTGCTCGCGGTGGGCGTCTACGTCGTCATCTCGGCGGTGCAACGGCTGTTCGTCCCCGACGAGGTCCACGCCGGGCCCCTGCTCGTCTTCGGCGTGGTCGGGCTCGTCGGCAACGTCGTGGCGTACGCGGTGCTGCTCCGGGCCTCCGGCGAGGGGTTCACCTCTCGAGCCGCCCGGCTCGAGGTGCTCAACGACACCCTCGGCTCGGTCGCCGTCATCGTCGCCGCGGTCGTGCTCCTGCTGACCGGGTGGGAGCGAGCGGACTCCGTCGCCGCGATCCTGATCGGGCTGCTCATCCTGCCGCGGGCCGTCCGGCTGCTCCGCGAGACCGCGAACGTGCTGCTCGAGTCGACGCCGCCGGGGCTCGACCTCGACTCGGTGCGGCGGCACATCCTCGAGCTCGACCACGTCATCGCGGTGCACGACCTGCACGCGACCCTGGTGGCGACCGGTGTCCCGAACCTCACCGCGCACGTCGTGGTGGACGACCACTGCTTCTCGACCGCGCACGCCCCGGCGATCCTCGACGAGCTGCAGCAGTGCGTCGCCGAGCACTTCGACGTCCCCGTGGAGCACTCGACGTTCCAGCTCGAGCCGGTGTCGCACCGGCGGCACGAGCACGACGTGCACGCGTAG
- a CDS encoding DUF1731 domain-containing protein: MVEQQPKVVIAGASGFVGEHLRNAFADEGYRVVTVGRSGDAVWGNTMRIRELVDGADLVVNMAGKSVNCRYGPRNRAEIMRSRVDTTLELAEAIRTAEHPPPLWLNASTATIYRHADDRPQDDETGELGEGFSVSVARAWEGAFFDADLPHTRRVALRMAIVLGDGSALVPLLRLAQAGLGGPQYDGPWFPTRSRLRAGTYHHHRPTHGRQRFSWVHIADVLGVVQFVRDHPEIEGSVNVSSPNPSDNRTVMATLRDAVGRRFGLPTWRWMLEVGSFAIRTETELVLKSRWVVPSRLTQAGYEFRYPHLRGALAEIIAERRQHRG, translated from the coding sequence ATGGTCGAGCAGCAGCCGAAGGTCGTGATCGCGGGAGCGAGTGGCTTCGTGGGGGAACACCTGCGGAACGCGTTCGCGGACGAGGGCTACCGCGTCGTCACCGTCGGCCGGTCCGGCGACGCGGTGTGGGGCAACACGATGCGCATCCGTGAACTCGTGGACGGGGCCGACCTCGTCGTGAACATGGCGGGCAAGAGCGTGAACTGCCGGTACGGCCCGCGGAACCGGGCGGAGATCATGCGCTCCCGCGTGGACACCACGCTCGAGCTCGCCGAGGCGATCCGCACCGCCGAGCACCCGCCGCCGCTGTGGCTGAACGCCTCGACGGCGACGATCTACCGGCACGCGGACGACCGGCCGCAGGACGACGAGACGGGCGAGCTCGGCGAGGGCTTCTCGGTCTCGGTGGCGCGGGCGTGGGAGGGCGCGTTCTTCGACGCCGACCTGCCGCACACCCGGCGGGTGGCACTGCGGATGGCGATCGTGCTCGGCGACGGCAGCGCGCTGGTGCCCCTGCTGCGTCTGGCGCAGGCCGGACTCGGCGGCCCGCAGTACGACGGCCCGTGGTTCCCGACGCGCTCCCGGCTCCGCGCGGGCACGTACCACCACCACCGCCCGACGCACGGCCGGCAGCGCTTCAGCTGGGTGCACATCGCCGACGTCCTCGGGGTGGTGCAGTTCGTCCGTGACCACCCGGAGATCGAGGGGTCGGTCAACGTCTCGAGCCCGAACCCGTCGGACAACCGCACCGTGATGGCGACCCTGCGCGACGCCGTCGGGCGGCGGTTCGGCCTGCCGACCTGGCGGTGGATGCTCGAGGTCGGGTCGTTCGCGATCCGCACCGAGACCGAGCTCGTGCTGAAGAGCCGGTGGGTCGTGCCGTCGCGGCTGACGCAGGCCGGTTACGAGTTCCGCTACCCGCACCTGCGCGGGGCGCTCGCCGAGATCATCGCGGAGCGCCGCCAGCACCGGGGCTGA
- the purB gene encoding adenylosuccinate lyase, translated as MTPLPPQPISPLDGRYYPIVHTVGEHLSEAGLNHARVLVEVEWLIFLTDHAMFTTSPLSVDDKAALRRIVETFGQDQIAELAEIEATTRHDVKAVEYFVRRRLSELGLDAIAELTHFAATSEDVNNLSYALTVRDTVEQVWLPGFRAVLDTLRALAVELKSIPMLSHTHGQPATPTTLGKELAVVVYRLERVLAQIEGGEYLGKFSGATGTFSAHLAADPEADWPTLSREFVEGLGLTWNPLTTQIESHDWQAELYDRVRHANRILHNLATDVWTYISMGYFTQIPVAGATGSSTMPHKINPIRFENAEANLEISSALFSTLSETLVTSRLQRDLTDSTTQRNIGVAFGHSLLALDNLRRGLGEIAVNETRLAEDLDHNWEVLAEAIQTVIRAEVTAGQSSIEDPYAMLKELTRGKRVTQQDLVAFVNGLDISDGAKARLANLTPATYTGLADELVDHLEV; from the coding sequence ATGACCCCCCTTCCCCCGCAGCCGATCAGCCCGCTCGACGGGCGGTACTACCCGATCGTGCACACCGTGGGCGAGCACCTGTCCGAGGCCGGGCTCAACCATGCGCGCGTCCTCGTCGAGGTCGAGTGGCTGATCTTCCTGACCGACCACGCGATGTTCACCACCTCGCCGCTCAGCGTCGACGACAAGGCCGCCCTGCGCCGCATCGTCGAGACCTTCGGCCAGGACCAGATCGCCGAACTCGCCGAGATCGAGGCGACGACCCGCCACGACGTCAAGGCCGTCGAGTACTTCGTGCGCCGCCGGCTGTCCGAGCTCGGTCTCGACGCCATCGCCGAGCTCACCCACTTCGCGGCGACGAGCGAGGACGTCAACAACCTGTCCTACGCCCTGACCGTGCGGGACACCGTCGAGCAGGTCTGGCTGCCGGGCTTCCGCGCCGTGCTCGACACGCTTCGTGCCCTGGCCGTCGAGCTGAAGAGCATCCCGATGCTGTCGCACACGCACGGACAGCCCGCGACCCCGACCACGCTCGGCAAGGAGCTCGCGGTGGTCGTGTACCGCCTCGAGCGCGTGCTCGCCCAGATCGAGGGCGGCGAGTACCTCGGCAAGTTCTCCGGCGCGACCGGCACCTTCTCGGCCCACCTCGCCGCCGACCCCGAGGCCGACTGGCCGACGCTGTCGCGGGAGTTCGTCGAGGGCCTCGGGCTCACCTGGAACCCGCTCACCACGCAGATCGAGTCGCACGACTGGCAGGCCGAGCTGTACGACCGGGTCCGCCACGCCAACCGCATCCTGCACAACCTGGCGACCGACGTCTGGACCTACATCTCGATGGGGTACTTCACGCAGATCCCGGTGGCCGGTGCCACGGGCTCGTCGACGATGCCGCACAAGATCAACCCGATCCGCTTCGAGAACGCCGAGGCGAACCTCGAGATCTCGTCCGCGCTGTTCTCGACGCTGTCCGAGACGCTCGTGACGAGCCGCCTGCAGCGCGACCTGACCGACTCGACGACCCAGCGCAACATCGGCGTCGCGTTCGGCCACTCGTTGCTCGCGCTCGACAACCTGCGTCGTGGCCTGGGCGAGATCGCCGTGAACGAGACGCGGCTGGCCGAGGACCTCGATCACAACTGGGAGGTCCTCGCCGAGGCGATCCAGACCGTCATCCGCGCCGAGGTGACCGCGGGGCAGTCCTCGATCGAGGACCCCTACGCCATGCTCAAGGAACTCACCCGCGGCAAGCGCGTCACCCAGCAGGACCTGGTGGCGTTCGTGAACGGCCTCGACATCTCGGACGGCGCGAAGGCCCGGCTGGCGAACCTCACGCCGGCGACCTACACGGGGCTGGCCGACGAGCTCGTCGACCACCTGGAGGTCTGA
- a CDS encoding phage holin family protein codes for MRFLVRLVVNAVALWLTTLIVPGVAVHAFGDQGTVATVLTYLLVAFVFGLVNAVIGTIIRIVAFPLYVLTLGLISFVVNAVLLLIVAGISEAFGFGLDVDSFGWGIVGAFVLAVFAWLIGLFVRPVLRRQRA; via the coding sequence ATGCGATTCCTCGTCCGCCTCGTCGTCAACGCCGTCGCGCTCTGGCTCACCACGCTCATCGTCCCCGGTGTCGCCGTGCACGCCTTCGGCGACCAGGGCACGGTCGCCACCGTGCTGACCTACCTGCTCGTGGCGTTCGTCTTCGGCCTCGTCAACGCCGTCATCGGCACGATCATCCGCATCGTCGCCTTCCCGCTGTACGTCCTGACGCTCGGGCTCATCTCGTTCGTGGTGAACGCGGTCCTGCTGCTCATCGTCGCCGGGATCTCGGAGGCGTTCGGCTTCGGGCTCGACGTCGACTCGTTCGGCTGGGGCATCGTCGGCGCCTTCGTGCTCGCGGTGTTCGCCTGGCTGATCGGCCTGTTCGTCCGCCCGGTGCTGCGCCGGCAGCGCGCGTGA